Proteins found in one Vulpes vulpes isolate BD-2025 chromosome 13, VulVul3, whole genome shotgun sequence genomic segment:
- the PTP4A3 gene encoding protein tyrosine phosphatase type IVA 3, with protein MARMNRPAPVEVSYKSMRFLITHNPTNATLSTFIEDLKKYGATTVVRVCEVTYDKAPLEKDGITVVDWPFDDGAPPPGKVVEDWLSLLKAKFCDDPGSCVAVHCVAGLGRAPVLVALALIESGMKYEDAIQFIRQKRRGAINSKQLTYLEKYRPKQRLRFKEPHAHKTKCCVM; from the exons ATGGCTCGGATGAACCGGCCCGCCCCCGTGGAGGTGAGCTACAAAAGCATGCGCTTCCTCATCACGCACAACCCCACCAATGCCACCCTCAGCACCTTCATCGAG GACCTGAAGAAGTATGGGGCCACCACCGTGGTGCGAGTGTGCGAAGTGACCTACGACAAGGCTCCTCTGGAGAAGGACGGCATCACCGTTGTG GACTGGCCGTTTGACGACGGGGCGCCCCCGCCTGGTAAGGTGGTGGAGGACTGGCTGAGCCTGCTGAAGGCCAAGTTCTGTGACGACCCGGGCAGCTGCGTGGCCGTGCACTGCGTGGCCGGCCTGGGACG GGCTCCGGTCCTCGTGGCTCTGGCTCTCATCGAGAGCGGGATGAAGTATGAAGATGCCATCCAGTTCATCCGACA GAAGCGGCGCGGAGCCATCAACAGCAAGCAGCTCACCTACCTGGAAAAATACCGGCCCAAGCAGAGACTGCGCTTCAAGGAGCCGCACGCGCACAAGACCAAGTGTTGCGTCATGTAG